ATGTGCTCCGGATCATCGCCACCACGCTGCGGGAGGCGCTGCGGCAGGACGATCTGGTCGCGCGGTACGGCGGCGACGAGTTCGTGGTGTTGATGCCCACGACCACCCTCGCCGATGCCGAGGCGGCCATGGGCCGCGCCGTCAAGGCGGTCTCCGAGCTGCCCCCGGAGCAGTCCCGAGGCGTCACGCTGTCGGTGGGTGTGATCACCGTCGCGTCCCAGGAGGGCAGCGGACACGCCCTGACTCGGGCCGACGCGGCGATGTACCAGGCAAAGCGGGACGGCGGGAGTCGGGTGTTCTCGCAGCGGGTCTTGGGAGACGGCGAGCTCAGCGAGATCGTCGAGCTGGACACGCCGTCCTGAACAGCACTTCTCGACGTGCTCGTCGCGTGCTCGACTTCCTACCGGGTGTAGCCGGGCCGCACCGAGACAGCCCTTAGGATCACAGCATCCGTGCCGAGCACGAGCCCTGTCTCTTGCCGGGTCGACCGTCTCAGACGAGCAGGCGGCCGGAATCCCCCGCGGTCACCAACCCAGCGTGGAAGGGAAGCATCGATGCTCCAGGGCGGCCCAGCTCCCCGAGTTCCCTCCGGCGAGCCCACCGGCCCGATCAGCACCGTCGTCCTCGCCGCGGGTGAAGGAACCCGTATGCGCTCGAAGACGCCGAAGGTGCTGCATCAGATCGCCGGACGGGCCCTCGTGGAACATGCGGTCCACGCCGCCTTCGGCGTCGATCCCGAGCATCTCGTGGTCGTCGTCGGACACGGCAGGGAGCAGGTGACCGAACGTCTCGACGCCGTCGCTCGCGACACGGGCAGGCAGGTGGCCACGGCGGTGCAGGAGGAGCAGAAGGGCACCGGCCACGCGGTCGGTTGCGCGCTCGCCGCGCTGCCCGCCGGTCTCACCGGGATCGTGCTGGTGAGCTACGGCGACGTGCCGCTGCTGGACTCCGACACGCTGGTTTCACTGCTGACCGAACACGGCACGGCAGGCAACGCCGTCACGGTCCTCACCTCGGAGCTCGCCGACCCGACCGGGTACGGCCGAGTGCTGCGGGACGCCGATGGCAGCGTGACCGGCATCGTCGAGCAGAAGGACGCCACCGAGGCCCAGCGGGCCATCACCGAGATCAACTCGGGGGTGTACGCCTTCGACGCCGAGGTGTTGCGCGATGCCCTCGGCAGGCTGGGCACCGACAACGCCCAGGGCGAGCTCTACCTCACCGACGTGCTGGGCATCGCCAGGGGCGACGGACGCCGGGTCGGGGCCTCGCGCTGCTCGGACCCGTGGTTGGTCGAGGGCGTGAACGACCGGGTGCAGCTGGCGAAATTGGGTGTCGAGCTCAACCGCAGGCTGGTGGAACGCTGGATGCGGGCGGGCGTCACGATGGTCGACCCGGCCTCGGTGTGGCTGGACGTCGAGGTCGAGCTGGCCAGGGACGTGGTGCTCGAACCGGGGGTCCGGCTGCGTGGTCGCACCCGGGTCGCCGAGGGCGCGGTCATCGGACCGGACACCGACCTCACCGACACGGTGATCGGCGCGGGCGCCACGGTGATCCGTACCCATGGCCGGGAGGCCGAGATCGCCGAGCAGGCCACGGTCGGCCCGTTCGCCTATCTCCGGCCCGGCGCACGGCTCGGTGCGAACGGAAAGATCGGCACCTTCGTCGAGGTGAAGAATTCCGACATCGGCGCGGGCAGCAAGGTTCCGCACCTGAGCTACGTCGGCGATGCCACGATCGGCGAGCAGAGCAACATCGGCGCGGCCAGCGTGTTCGTGAACTACGACGGCATCGCCAAGCACCGCAGCGTGGTGGGCTCCCATGTCCGCACCGGCTCGGACAACATGTTCGTCGCCCCGGTGACGGTCGGCGATGGCGCCTACACCGGCGCGGGCACGGTGCTCCGGCGCGATGTACCGCCCGGCGCGTTGGCCGTCTCCGGTGGTCCGCAGCGCAACATCGAGGACTGGGTGATCCGACGCAGGCCGGGAACGGCTGCGGCCGAGGCGGCGACCGAGGCGAAGGAAGCCGCGGCGAAGGAGAGCGGCGACGCCGAACAGGGCTGAGTCACACCGGACACATCGTCGCCGATCCGCACCGGGTCACCCGGCACCCAGCACTCTCGATCCGTGACGTTGGGTACCCGTCGGATCGCGCGTTGCCGGACGAATGTCCTCAATCGGACACGCCATGCGCACGGTGCGGCCGAGCCGAGGCAGGTCCCTCGTCCGTGTCGATCAGTGTGCATCGATACTGCGGGCGCAACTGGCCGAAAAGCGCGGGTACCGTGCGGAAGGCCATCGATAGTCGTGACCAAAAGTGAGGGTTTACTGCGGTGATGATCTTTCCTCTTGCGGCTGCACAGGACCACACGGCGGTGAGCCGGGCATGAGCCCGAAACCGGGAACACCGAAGAAGAACCTGATGCTTTTCAGCGGGCGGGCCTACCCGGAGCTGGCGGACGAGGTCGCCAAGTACCTCAACGTCTCGGTGACCCCGCAATCCGCCTACGACTTCGCCAGCGGCGAGATCTTCGTGCGCTTCGAGGAGTCGGTGCGTGGTTCGGACGCCTTCGTCCTGCAGAGCCACACCGCGCCCATCAATCAGTGGGTGATGGAGCAGCTCATCATGGTGGACGCGCTGAAGCGAGCGAGCGCCAAGCGCATCACGGTGATCATGCCGTTCTACCCCTATGCGCGGCAGGACAAGAAGCACCGGGGCCGGGAGCCGATCTCGGCGCGGTTGATCGCGGACATGTTCAAGACCGCGGGCGCCGACCGGATCATGACCATGGACCTGCACACCGCGCAGATCCAGGGTTTCTTCGACGGACCGGTCGACCACCTGCTCGCGCAGAACCTGTTGGCCGAGCATGTCGCAACCACCTATGCCGACGAGCAGCTCACGGTGGTCTCACCCGACGCGGGCCGGGTCCGGCTCGCGGAGAAGTGGGCCGACCAGCTCGGTGGCAGGCCGATCGCCTTCATTCACAAGACGCGAGACCCGTTCAAGCCGAATCAGGCCGTGGCCAACCGAATCGTCGGCGAGGTCAAGGGCAGGCTCTGCGTGGTGATCGACGACATGATCGACACCGGCGGAACGATCGTGAAGGCGGTGGACGCGCTGCTGGAGGCGGGCGCCTCCGACGTGATCATCGCCGCCACGCATGGCGTGCTTTCCGCGCCTGCGACCGAGCGGCTGGCCAACTGTGGGGCCAAGGAGGTGTTGTTCACCAACACCCTGCCCATCCCCGAGGAGAAGCGCTTCCCGACCATGACGGTGCTGTCCATCGCGCCGTTGCTGGCCAGGGCGATCCAGGCGGTGTTCGAGGACGACTCCGTGACGAGCCTGTTCGGCGGCAACGCCTGACGACGGCCACTCGGTGACCGCCTTCGAATAGAACGGGCGGGACGGCCCAACCGGGGCGTCCCGCCCGTTTCGTGTCTCGTCGGCCCGTCAGCCGGTGAAGATGCCGATCAACTGGTTGATGGCGATCACCGCGAACAGCAGCACGCAGATGCCCAGCAGCGTGTTGGACAACCACCGCGAGCGGTACTGCTTGTCGAGCTTCTTCGAGTTCAGCAGCACCATCAGCGTGCCTGCCAGGAATGGCATGAACAGCGCACCGAGCACCCCATAGACGATGACCAGCTGGAACGGCTGGTCCAGGAACAGCAGCGCCATCGGTGGGAAGGTCAGCCAGAGCAGGTAGCCCTTGTACATCTTGGTCTTCGGGCCGGCGAACTGGTCGTAGTGCTGTTCGTCATCGACCTTCTCGCTCTCGTGCTTGCGGAGCCGCCACACCCGCCACCAGTCGCTGACCAGCAGGCTGACACCGTTCCACACGCCGATCACCGAGCTGAACGCCACGGCGAAGAACCCGACGAGGAACGGGATGCGGGCCCACTGGCCGTAGTCAGCGGCGAGGACGTCGGCCAGGGTCAGCAGGCCGCCGTCACCGCTCTGGATGTCGAAGCCACGCAGCAGCTCGGCGCCCACGATGAGCATCGAGGCGACGAAGACACCGGTGGTGACGTAGCCGACGATGTTGTCGAACCGCATCATGCCCAGCCACTTGGGCGTCCGCCAGCCCTTGGCCATCGTCCAGTAGCCGTAGGAGGCCATGGTGATGGTGCCGCCGACGCCACCGATCAACCCGAGGACGTAGATCAACGAACCCTCCGGCAGGACCGGCGCCACGCCCGCGGTGAGCGCCGTCATGTTCGGCACCACGAGGATCGCCGTGCCGACCACGGTGACGAACATGATCCCGACGAAGATCGTCATGATCCGTTCGAGGACTGCGTAGCGGCCGAACCACACGATCACCAGGCCGAGCAGACCGCAGATGATTCCCCAATACCGGACGTCGAGCACCGGGAACAGGGCGTTGAGTGGCAGGGCCGAGGCCGACATCGCGGTCGCGCCGTAGACGAAACCCCAGATCGCGGCGTAGATACCGAAGTATCCGAGCGCCCATCGGCCCAGCTGGCGCCAGCCGGAGAGGATCGTTCGGCCGGAGGTCACGTGCCATCGTCCGGTGGCCTCGGCCAAGGCGATCTTGAAGATCGTGCCGACGATGACGGCCCAGAAGAGTGTGTAGCCGAAGCGGGATCCCGCGACGAGGGTCGCGACCAGGTCACCGGCTCCCACGCCCGTGGCGGCGGCCATGATGCCCGGGCCGACTTGGCGTAGGCGAGCACG
This Actinoalloteichus hymeniacidonis DNA region includes the following protein-coding sequences:
- the glmU gene encoding bifunctional UDP-N-acetylglucosamine diphosphorylase/glucosamine-1-phosphate N-acetyltransferase GlmU; this encodes MLQGGPAPRVPSGEPTGPISTVVLAAGEGTRMRSKTPKVLHQIAGRALVEHAVHAAFGVDPEHLVVVVGHGREQVTERLDAVARDTGRQVATAVQEEQKGTGHAVGCALAALPAGLTGIVLVSYGDVPLLDSDTLVSLLTEHGTAGNAVTVLTSELADPTGYGRVLRDADGSVTGIVEQKDATEAQRAITEINSGVYAFDAEVLRDALGRLGTDNAQGELYLTDVLGIARGDGRRVGASRCSDPWLVEGVNDRVQLAKLGVELNRRLVERWMRAGVTMVDPASVWLDVEVELARDVVLEPGVRLRGRTRVAEGAVIGPDTDLTDTVIGAGATVIRTHGREAEIAEQATVGPFAYLRPGARLGANGKIGTFVEVKNSDIGAGSKVPHLSYVGDATIGEQSNIGAASVFVNYDGIAKHRSVVGSHVRTGSDNMFVAPVTVGDGAYTGAGTVLRRDVPPGALAVSGGPQRNIEDWVIRRRPGTAAAEAATEAKEAAAKESGDAEQG
- a CDS encoding ribose-phosphate diphosphokinase; the encoded protein is MSPKPGTPKKNLMLFSGRAYPELADEVAKYLNVSVTPQSAYDFASGEIFVRFEESVRGSDAFVLQSHTAPINQWVMEQLIMVDALKRASAKRITVIMPFYPYARQDKKHRGREPISARLIADMFKTAGADRIMTMDLHTAQIQGFFDGPVDHLLAQNLLAEHVATTYADEQLTVVSPDAGRVRLAEKWADQLGGRPIAFIHKTRDPFKPNQAVANRIVGEVKGRLCVVIDDMIDTGGTIVKAVDALLEAGASDVIIAATHGVLSAPATERLANCGAKEVLFTNTLPIPEEKRFPTMTVLSIAPLLARAIQAVFEDDSVTSLFGGNA
- a CDS encoding Nramp family divalent metal transporter, producing MSADVEPAQAVPPQGWRARLRQVGPGIMAAATGVGAGDLVATLVAGSRFGYTLFWAVIVGTIFKIALAEATGRWHVTSGRTILSGWRQLGRWALGYFGIYAAIWGFVYGATAMSASALPLNALFPVLDVRYWGIICGLLGLVIVWFGRYAVLERIMTIFVGIMFVTVVGTAILVVPNMTALTAGVAPVLPEGSLIYVLGLIGGVGGTITMASYGYWTMAKGWRTPKWLGMMRFDNIVGYVTTGVFVASMLIVGAELLRGFDIQSGDGGLLTLADVLAADYGQWARIPFLVGFFAVAFSSVIGVWNGVSLLVSDWWRVWRLRKHESEKVDDEQHYDQFAGPKTKMYKGYLLWLTFPPMALLFLDQPFQLVIVYGVLGALFMPFLAGTLMVLLNSKKLDKQYRSRWLSNTLLGICVLLFAVIAINQLIGIFTG